One window of the Labilibaculum sp. genome contains the following:
- a CDS encoding histidine kinase, translating to MKFRSKSIVLVGIIIILSFGGVAYLIGEKMAVTARKMSTDFAVSKAQNSFLIVKNELDGSVLRTGLMANSLAEAIDFTGQDEKVIVKTLQSELKIRNELNACWYSPVDKDDASGPGKLKVYFRKKGNEIAKSALLDKQLDLIKKVMIQGKEMISAPYWSPDNRLLATVLVPVIKNEKMIGVLGTDLDLYHFQQHFYGNESLGRAYVTIISEQGYCISHPDENLIGKRMDTLAEGARIYEVLASGSKYQEEVHSDFLQVQVMRVYQPIKIGNLEKKWLVTVSVPLFNVRESVQEIRNSTFLIGLVLALSLMVLLYFSQRRWFHEFSKRQRAERKHRNEVSKLSSIMESTDQIMIFSVDKNYRYTSFNSVHKSNLEKNEGGGIQLGSNLLDAYYGDFRIQMKKYLDRALTGDHFLVEFQRHGIDYQQIFNAISDAEGKVVGVSSFRFDISETLELRRKAIEEEEEKVKAQLKNIKNQINPHFLFNSLNSLYALVEGEPKLARKFILSLSKVYRYLLDSNNSNLISLKQELDFIKQYLFLQKIRFGDNLLLEYDIKDEALNRKLPSVSIQSLVENAIKHNVITSEKPLTVRISVSEEYYLIVENPYQPRTDMSHSPGTGLKTLEALYAFLGDKQPVYGIENGFFRVKLPLF from the coding sequence ATGAAGTTTCGCAGCAAATCAATTGTACTGGTCGGGATAATTATTATTCTGAGTTTTGGAGGTGTCGCTTATTTAATAGGTGAGAAGATGGCCGTTACTGCCCGGAAAATGAGTACCGACTTTGCTGTTTCAAAAGCTCAGAACAGTTTCTTAATCGTTAAAAACGAATTGGATGGCAGTGTTCTGCGCACAGGTTTGATGGCCAACTCCCTGGCGGAGGCAATTGATTTTACCGGGCAGGATGAAAAGGTAATCGTAAAAACGCTTCAGTCTGAATTGAAAATCAGAAATGAATTAAATGCTTGCTGGTATTCACCGGTTGACAAAGATGATGCTTCAGGTCCGGGGAAATTGAAAGTGTATTTTAGGAAAAAGGGAAATGAAATTGCTAAGAGTGCACTTTTGGATAAACAGCTGGATTTAATCAAAAAGGTAATGATTCAGGGAAAAGAGATGATATCGGCTCCCTATTGGAGTCCTGATAATCGTTTGCTGGCAACAGTGCTGGTGCCTGTGATTAAGAACGAAAAGATGATCGGGGTTTTAGGAACAGATTTGGATTTGTATCACTTTCAGCAGCATTTTTATGGGAATGAATCCTTGGGAAGAGCTTATGTAACCATTATTTCAGAACAAGGTTATTGTATATCTCATCCCGATGAAAACCTAATTGGGAAGCGAATGGACACATTGGCGGAAGGCGCCCGGATTTATGAAGTTCTGGCTTCCGGGAGTAAATATCAGGAAGAGGTACATTCCGATTTTTTGCAGGTGCAGGTGATGAGGGTATATCAGCCCATCAAAATTGGTAATTTGGAAAAAAAATGGCTGGTAACTGTTAGTGTTCCTCTTTTTAATGTCCGTGAGTCTGTTCAGGAAATCCGCAATTCAACCTTTCTGATTGGTTTGGTGCTGGCGCTTTCACTGATGGTACTTCTTTACTTTTCGCAGCGCAGGTGGTTTCATGAATTTAGCAAGCGGCAAAGGGCCGAGAGAAAACACCGCAATGAGGTAAGTAAATTGTCTTCGATTATGGAGAGTACTGATCAAATCATGATTTTTTCAGTAGATAAAAATTACAGGTATACAAGTTTCAATAGTGTTCATAAATCAAACCTGGAGAAAAACGAAGGAGGGGGGATTCAGCTGGGAAGTAATTTATTGGATGCTTATTATGGTGATTTCCGCATTCAAATGAAAAAGTATTTGGACCGGGCATTAACAGGAGATCATTTTTTAGTGGAATTTCAAAGACATGGCATCGATTATCAGCAGATTTTTAATGCAATATCCGACGCAGAAGGGAAAGTTGTGGGTGTTTCCAGTTTCCGTTTTGATATTAGTGAAACCCTTGAACTTCGGCGCAAGGCCATCGAAGAGGAAGAAGAAAAAGTAAAAGCGCAGCTTAAGAATATAAAAAATCAGATCAATCCGCACTTCTTATTTAATTCTCTAAATTCCCTTTATGCCTTGGTAGAGGGAGAGCCAAAACTGGCCAGAAAGTTTATTTTGAGTCTGTCAAAGGTCTACCGTTATTTACTGGATAGTAACAACAGTAATCTGATCAGTTTAAAACAGGAGCTCGATTTTATTAAGCAGTATCTTTTCCTGCAGAAAATCCGCTTTGGGGATAATCTTCTTTTAGAATATGATATTAAAGACGAAGCATTAAACCGAAAGCTGCCGTCTGTCAGCATACAATCACTGGTGGAAAATGCGATCAAACACAATGTAATAACAAGTGAAAAACCGCTGACTGTTCGTATATCTGTTTCAGAGGAATACTATTTAATTGTTGAAAATCCGTACCAGCCCCGAACCGATATGAGTCACAGTCCGGGTACCGGATTAAAAACGCTCGAAGCTTTGTATGCTTTTTTGGGCGATAAACAACCTGTTTATGGTATTGAAAATGGGTTTTTCAGGGTAAAACTGCCTTTGTTTTAA
- a CDS encoding zinc-dependent metalloprotease, which translates to MNLSTITPNHKITRLFLMAFILGGMSLSSQASERTSVSAEDGIFTFWKKKKTETESDTTKGKDKDSKLKKYDEIITSDAITKKGVIAIHRVKKDYYFEIPDSLLHRDFLLVNKISKVPSEINELGFNKGINYQNLLIRFEVDTLTEKIWVKTYHPYYEGKAGDAITQSVKDNYMPSIRECFDLACFGKDSASYVFKVNKVFDGTEKSLNDLFGILGMPGSAVKDLSKISAAKSFPKNLVMKSLLTTKAEGITVTVEVTSNMVLLAEKAMKPRFADRRIGYFTTKHFYYRDDQQAVENREFVNRWRLEPKTEDVEKYLAGELVEPKKPIVYYIDPSTPPQWRQAIKDGITDWQSAFEKAGFKNAIVAKDVPANDPDFDGDDVRYSMITYAASNQANAMGPSVVDPRSGEIIEADVIWWHNVMTALHSWIRIQTGVIDPKARDNKFSDEHMAHAIRFVSSHEIGHTLGLMHNMGASAAFPVDSLRSKSFTAKMGGTAPSIMDYARFNYVAQPKDEVVNITPQIGVYDKYAIAWAYRWIQEDTPWDEVKVLSQMIRNHENDPLYHYGPQQDGKNTIDPSAQSEDLGDNSMKASRYGLANLKRIVPEVEKWTCEEGESYEKAGKMMMGVIGQWFTYANHVVANVGGVYLDQPVFGETKSAYVHVEKAKQKDAIKYLIEEVINIPQWIANAEIYKKSYPIRESVVGDIEYAPTTLFRDLHARIFYSLLEKERLLRMQQNEAENGSKAYTLTEMMSDLHQGIFSETIKNHKLDVFTRQSQKNFVDVLIISQNQTLEKTSKKSLREHKDRCCPLHQHMPLLCDYGVKSRALFHDQEDVSDRYANRNLFYATMNRVSDDVSVKRGELLRIKELLSKKLKIADEATRFHYQDLILRIEEALNTH; encoded by the coding sequence ATGAACTTAAGCACAATCACACCAAATCACAAAATTACGCGGCTGTTTTTGATGGCATTTATTCTGGGGGGAATGAGTTTGTCATCACAGGCGTCAGAGCGAACTTCTGTTTCTGCAGAAGATGGAATTTTTACATTCTGGAAGAAGAAAAAGACAGAAACCGAGTCGGATACGACAAAAGGAAAAGACAAAGATTCAAAACTGAAGAAGTACGATGAAATAATTACTTCGGATGCGATTACGAAAAAAGGAGTAATAGCTATTCACAGAGTAAAAAAGGATTACTATTTCGAAATCCCGGATTCGTTGCTTCACCGCGACTTTCTTTTGGTCAATAAAATCTCTAAAGTTCCTTCCGAGATCAATGAGTTGGGTTTTAACAAAGGAATCAACTATCAAAATTTATTGATTCGTTTTGAAGTGGATACCTTAACTGAAAAAATTTGGGTGAAAACTTATCATCCATATTACGAAGGGAAAGCAGGAGATGCAATTACTCAATCGGTGAAAGATAATTACATGCCTTCCATACGGGAATGTTTCGATTTGGCATGTTTTGGAAAAGACTCTGCCAGTTATGTTTTTAAGGTAAACAAAGTGTTTGACGGAACTGAGAAAAGTTTGAATGATCTGTTTGGAATCCTTGGAATGCCGGGATCTGCCGTGAAAGATCTTTCGAAAATAAGTGCCGCCAAAAGCTTTCCTAAAAATTTGGTAATGAAGTCATTGCTGACCACTAAAGCAGAAGGAATTACAGTGACTGTAGAAGTTACATCGAATATGGTTTTGTTAGCCGAAAAAGCCATGAAACCAAGATTTGCAGACCGTAGAATCGGATACTTTACAACCAAACATTTTTATTATCGTGATGATCAGCAGGCTGTTGAAAACAGAGAGTTTGTGAATCGCTGGAGATTGGAGCCGAAAACCGAAGATGTAGAAAAATATTTGGCAGGAGAATTGGTGGAACCGAAAAAGCCAATTGTGTATTATATCGATCCTTCGACACCTCCGCAATGGCGGCAGGCGATTAAAGATGGAATAACAGATTGGCAGTCTGCTTTTGAAAAAGCTGGATTTAAAAATGCTATTGTCGCAAAAGATGTTCCTGCCAACGATCCTGATTTTGACGGTGATGATGTTCGTTACTCCATGATTACTTATGCCGCATCCAATCAGGCAAATGCAATGGGACCATCTGTTGTAGATCCACGCTCAGGTGAAATTATTGAGGCTGACGTTATTTGGTGGCACAATGTGATGACTGCCCTGCATTCATGGATTCGTATTCAGACCGGAGTAATCGACCCAAAAGCAAGAGACAATAAATTTAGCGATGAACACATGGCTCATGCCATCCGCTTTGTTTCTTCCCACGAAATTGGTCACACCCTGGGTTTAATGCACAATATGGGGGCTTCAGCGGCTTTTCCTGTGGATTCTTTGCGTTCCAAATCATTTACGGCTAAAATGGGCGGAACGGCTCCATCCATTATGGATTACGCCCGTTTCAACTATGTAGCGCAGCCAAAAGATGAAGTGGTAAACATTACGCCTCAGATTGGTGTGTACGATAAATATGCAATTGCCTGGGCTTATCGATGGATTCAGGAAGATACTCCTTGGGACGAAGTGAAGGTTTTGAGTCAAATGATAAGGAATCACGAAAACGACCCATTGTATCATTACGGTCCGCAGCAAGACGGAAAGAATACCATCGATCCATCAGCGCAAAGCGAAGACTTGGGTGACAATTCGATGAAAGCAAGTCGTTACGGCCTGGCGAATTTGAAACGAATTGTTCCTGAAGTAGAAAAATGGACTTGCGAAGAAGGTGAAAGCTACGAAAAAGCAGGTAAAATGATGATGGGAGTAATCGGGCAATGGTTTACTTACGCGAATCATGTTGTGGCAAATGTGGGAGGTGTTTATTTGGATCAACCGGTATTTGGCGAGACTAAATCAGCTTATGTACATGTCGAAAAAGCAAAACAAAAAGATGCAATTAAATATTTGATCGAGGAAGTGATTAATATTCCACAATGGATTGCCAATGCTGAGATTTATAAAAAATCATATCCGATTAGGGAATCAGTAGTTGGTGATATTGAATACGCTCCAACAACCTTATTTAGGGATTTGCATGCCCGCATTTTTTACTCCTTACTGGAAAAAGAACGACTGTTGCGCATGCAGCAAAACGAAGCTGAAAATGGCAGTAAAGCATATACTCTGACAGAAATGATGAGTGATTTACATCAGGGAATATTTAGTGAAACGATTAAAAATCACAAGTTGGATGTTTTTACCCGTCAGTCGCAAAAGAACTTTGTTGATGTTTTAATTATTTCTCAAAACCAGACTTTAGAGAAAACAAGCAAAAAGTCTCTACGTGAACATAAGGATAGATGTTGTCCGTTGCATCAGCACATGCCCTTGCTGTGTGATTATGGAGTAAAGAGCCGGGCCCTTTTTCATGATCAGGAGGATGTATCGGACCGTTACGCCAACCGAAACCTGTTTTATGCCACAATGAATAGGGTGTCGGATGATGTGTCGGTGAAACGTGGTGAGTTGCTGCGCATTAAGGAGTTGTTATCGAAGAAGTTGAAGATTGCCGATGAAGCAACACGTTTTCATTATCAGGATTTGATTCTTCGGATTGAAGAAGCATTAAATACACATTGA
- a CDS encoding SusC/RagA family TonB-linked outer membrane protein produces MKRLISLLLILMPAFGWAQEMKQIKGTVLSESDGEVLIGASVYIDKSTIGTETNMKGIIENITLGTITDFDGNFTLEVPKELNTIACSFLGFETQMVDITGKSFITIKLSDSTSELGEVVVTGYQKIEKRKLTSAVVKVNADNIRQAGVPNVDQMLSGQIAGVTSIVQGGAPGAPAKIRIRGTASLNGTQDPLWVLDGIPLEGNEVPDYNDKDNIDQLYNSSVGGLNPQDIADITILKDAAATAIYGARAANGVIVITTKKGKAGQMKVNLTSNTSFISRPDFDKLNLMNSNEKVDLEMALAGRTDLTYNSQYGSVSQILNANNDWDNYQTGGVSAIAPESLAAINALRSVDANLEDELYQNAVNQDHSLSVSGGSDLATYYFSLGAHTEKGTTIGTSLSRYNVTLKTDFNLRDNLRLGVSLFANERKNKTYLTSSNMLTNPANYVRLANPYLKLRDEDNNYVYNIDEEGLYNIAYIPFNILEERAGTQNKLKGQSVNAILDLEWDLNSHLKFRTQYGIQIDKTNTKKEAEEETFFARKERHKSRYFSGGKPFYFIPEGGVLQNWEADNSSYNWKNIIEYNQLFNEKHEVEFMIGNELRQNEYTQVFSAAYGWNADRMTSKPVIFRDEADAKSFPLFSKVYRKNRYASFFGTASYTYDRRYTFFGSIRFDGSDLFGVDPKYRYLPLYALSGAWNASEESFLTDIDWLSQLKFRASYGLQGNIDKDSSPYIIGIPTTVSNLPGTNEDGIDVSGLPNDKLRWEKTSTYNIGTDLSLFRHAIRMSFDYYERKGTDLIGTQNLPHETGFSAMSVNWAEMTNKGWELSISTRNIKTKDFEWNTSFNIAHNENKVLKEKIPANQFLPSREGYSANSVWVIKTKGFDENGYPLFDKDGAAVTGKEFFDLYDQYADFWPGNYAGSNLTTEQVRELFTYAGDSDPKYSGGIINTFKYKNIDLAVSANFNLGMNILAQPNYSMTEYDRGRNTSRNLLDVINGTNKNLPNLLGATSADGAYWMEKQWYDNIDNAGTYRHLDTWLKKVNYMRISSIRLGYTLPDAMLKRIRLSNVRFSLEARNPFVISNGYDGYFDPESYGNIYAQPQQKSYTLGVNLTF; encoded by the coding sequence ATGAAAAGACTGATAAGCCTGCTTTTGATCTTGATGCCCGCATTTGGATGGGCGCAGGAAATGAAGCAGATTAAAGGAACGGTTCTTTCCGAAAGTGATGGCGAAGTTCTAATTGGTGCTTCGGTTTACATTGATAAGTCAACCATTGGTACCGAAACCAATATGAAAGGGATTATTGAGAACATCACATTAGGAACAATTACCGATTTTGATGGAAACTTTACTTTGGAAGTTCCTAAAGAATTGAATACGATTGCCTGCAGCTTTTTGGGTTTCGAAACTCAAATGGTTGATATTACAGGAAAATCATTTATTACGATTAAACTTAGCGATTCAACCAGTGAATTGGGCGAGGTTGTTGTTACCGGCTATCAGAAAATCGAAAAACGCAAGCTGACTTCGGCGGTTGTTAAAGTGAATGCTGACAATATCAGACAAGCCGGTGTACCAAACGTGGATCAGATGTTAAGTGGGCAAATTGCCGGTGTGACCAGTATTGTTCAGGGTGGGGCACCTGGGGCTCCGGCAAAAATCCGTATCCGTGGAACAGCGTCATTAAACGGAACTCAAGATCCTCTATGGGTATTGGATGGTATTCCATTGGAAGGGAACGAAGTTCCTGATTACAACGACAAAGACAATATCGATCAGTTGTACAATTCTTCTGTTGGTGGTTTAAATCCTCAGGACATTGCTGATATTACAATACTAAAAGATGCTGCAGCAACTGCAATTTATGGTGCCCGCGCTGCAAATGGGGTAATTGTGATTACAACTAAAAAGGGTAAAGCCGGACAAATGAAAGTGAATTTGACGAGCAATACTTCGTTTATTTCACGACCTGATTTTGACAAGTTGAATTTAATGAATTCGAATGAGAAGGTGGATTTGGAAATGGCTTTGGCCGGTCGTACCGATCTTACCTATAACAGTCAGTATGGTAGTGTTTCACAAATTTTGAATGCAAATAATGATTGGGACAATTACCAAACAGGTGGTGTTTCAGCAATTGCACCGGAATCATTGGCCGCTATTAATGCTTTAAGAAGCGTTGATGCTAATTTAGAAGATGAATTGTATCAGAATGCAGTGAATCAGGATCATAGTCTGAGTGTTTCCGGTGGAAGTGATTTGGCAACTTACTATTTTTCCTTAGGTGCTCATACCGAAAAAGGAACAACTATCGGTACATCGCTTAGTCGTTACAATGTAACTTTAAAAACCGATTTCAACTTACGGGACAATTTAAGATTAGGTGTTAGTTTATTTGCCAACGAACGCAAGAACAAAACATATTTGACAAGTTCGAATATGTTGACAAATCCAGCAAACTATGTGCGTTTGGCTAATCCATATTTGAAATTGCGCGATGAAGATAATAACTACGTGTATAATATTGACGAGGAAGGCTTGTATAACATTGCCTACATTCCTTTCAATATTTTAGAAGAAAGAGCAGGAACTCAGAACAAGTTAAAAGGACAAAGTGTGAATGCTATTTTAGATTTGGAATGGGATTTAAATTCTCATCTTAAATTCCGTACTCAATACGGCATTCAGATAGACAAAACAAATACTAAAAAAGAAGCGGAAGAGGAGACTTTCTTTGCCAGAAAAGAGCGTCACAAAAGCCGCTATTTTTCAGGAGGAAAACCATTCTATTTCATTCCTGAAGGTGGAGTTCTTCAAAATTGGGAAGCGGATAACAGTTCTTATAATTGGAAAAACATTATAGAGTACAATCAACTTTTTAATGAAAAACATGAAGTTGAGTTCATGATTGGAAATGAATTACGCCAAAATGAATATACTCAGGTTTTTTCCGCCGCATACGGATGGAATGCCGATAGAATGACTTCCAAGCCAGTCATTTTTAGAGATGAAGCTGATGCAAAATCATTTCCATTGTTCAGTAAAGTATATAGAAAGAACCGCTATGCTTCCTTTTTTGGAACGGCTTCGTACACTTACGACAGGCGTTACACTTTTTTTGGAAGTATTCGTTTCGATGGTTCAGATTTGTTTGGTGTTGATCCAAAATACAGATATTTGCCTTTATACGCTTTAAGTGGAGCCTGGAATGCCAGCGAGGAGAGTTTTTTAACTGATATTGATTGGTTGAGTCAGTTGAAATTTCGTGCATCTTACGGACTGCAGGGAAACATCGATAAAGATAGTTCACCTTATATTATTGGTATACCTACCACAGTTTCCAATCTTCCGGGAACCAACGAAGATGGTATTGATGTTAGTGGTTTGCCAAATGATAAATTGCGTTGGGAAAAAACTTCTACTTACAATATTGGTACTGATCTGTCTTTATTTCGTCATGCTATTCGTATGAGTTTCGACTATTATGAAAGAAAAGGAACGGATTTGATAGGGACTCAGAATCTTCCGCATGAAACCGGTTTTAGTGCCATGTCGGTAAACTGGGCCGAAATGACAAACAAGGGATGGGAATTGAGTATTTCAACCAGAAATATTAAAACGAAAGATTTCGAATGGAATACCAGTTTTAATATTGCACATAACGAGAACAAAGTACTAAAAGAAAAGATTCCGGCAAATCAGTTCTTGCCTTCCCGCGAAGGATACTCCGCTAATTCGGTTTGGGTAATTAAAACAAAGGGCTTTGATGAGAACGGATATCCTTTGTTCGATAAGGATGGAGCTGCTGTAACAGGAAAAGAGTTTTTCGATCTATACGATCAATATGCTGATTTTTGGCCGGGAAATTATGCGGGTTCAAATTTAACAACTGAGCAAGTGCGTGAGCTTTTCACATATGCTGGTGATTCAGATCCTAAATATTCCGGTGGTATTATCAATACATTTAAATATAAAAATATTGATTTGGCTGTCTCTGCGAATTTTAACCTTGGGATGAATATTTTGGCGCAGCCAAATTACAGCATGACTGAGTATGACAGAGGAAGAAATACATCACGTAATTTATTGGATGTAATCAATGGTACCAATAAAAACCTGCCAAATTTATTAGGTGCCACTTCAGCTGATGGTGCCTATTGGATGGAAAAACAGTGGTACGATAACATTGATAATGCAGGAACATACCGTCATTTGGATACTTGGTTGAAAAAGGTAAACTATATGAGAATCAGTAGTATTCGTTTGGGTTACACCTTGCCTGATGCAATGTTAAAGCGCATCAGATTATCTAACGTAAGATTTAGTTTAGAGGCGCGTAATCCTTTTGTGATTTCAAATGGTTACGATGGCTATTTTGATCCTGAATCGTATGGTAATATTTACGCTCAGCCACAGCAAAAATCTTATACTTTAGGTGTTAATTTAACTTTCTAA
- the pflB gene encoding formate C-acetyltransferase, with translation MKRVQFKAGEWQKTINVRDFVSNNLTSYTGDASFLTGATERTNKLWNICKEAVKEERANNGVRSIDTETVSAIASHGAGYIDKSLELIVGLQADELLRRAMKPYGGIAVVEKACTEQGLEVSDRVKDIFRNYAKTHNDGVFDAYTDEIRKFRSLGFLTGLPDNYARGRIIGDYRRVALYGIDRLIEAKKEDLNGLTGTMTDHLIRLREEVAEQIKALGEIKKLGEKYGLELNRPAETAQEAIQWVYMGYLAAVKEQDGAAMSLGNVSTFLDAYINRDLEAGFISEEFAQEMLDQFVMKLRMVRHLRMNAYDEIFAGDPTWVTESIGGNTIDGRTKVTKTSFRFLNTLYTLGASPEPNMTVLWSETLPEGFKKFCAQVSIDTSSIQYENDQLMCDTRKSDDYGIACCVSYQEIGKQIQFFGARCNLAKTLLLALNGGRCEKTGTQLINGIPAMSSDELNFDEVMSNYMIAMKEMARVYNDSMNIIHYMHDKYYYEKAQMALVDTNPAINLAYGIAGLSIVADSLSAIKNAKVTAVRNEEGLTCDFKIEGDFPYYGNDNDAVDCFAVEIPNLFNSLLKELHTYKNAEPTMSILTITSNVVYGLKTGATPDGRAAGVPFAPGANPMHGRDSHGAIASLNSVAKINYEDSLDGISNTFSIVPKSLGATAETRQDNLVTMMDAYFMKGAHHLNVNVLDRAMLEDAMEHPEEYPQLTIRVSGYAVNFVRLTREQQLEVISRSFFEKM, from the coding sequence ATGAAGAGAGTTCAATTCAAAGCCGGTGAATGGCAAAAAACGATTAACGTTAGAGATTTCGTTAGCAACAATTTAACTTCTTATACAGGAGATGCTTCCTTTTTAACAGGAGCAACAGAACGCACAAATAAACTTTGGAATATCTGCAAAGAAGCAGTTAAAGAAGAACGTGCCAACAATGGAGTCCGCTCAATCGACACCGAAACGGTATCGGCTATTGCTTCTCACGGAGCTGGATATATCGATAAATCATTGGAGCTGATTGTTGGCCTGCAGGCTGATGAACTTCTTCGCAGAGCCATGAAACCTTATGGTGGTATTGCTGTAGTTGAAAAAGCATGCACCGAACAAGGCCTTGAAGTATCTGATCGTGTAAAGGACATTTTCCGCAATTATGCAAAAACCCACAACGATGGTGTTTTTGATGCTTACACCGACGAAATCCGTAAGTTTCGTTCATTAGGATTCCTTACAGGACTGCCGGACAACTATGCCCGTGGCCGTATTATCGGTGATTACCGTCGTGTAGCGCTATATGGTATTGATCGTTTGATCGAAGCTAAAAAAGAAGATTTGAATGGTTTAACCGGAACCATGACTGATCATTTGATTCGTCTTCGCGAAGAAGTTGCCGAACAAATAAAGGCCCTTGGCGAAATTAAAAAACTGGGTGAAAAATACGGTTTGGAATTGAATCGTCCGGCTGAAACTGCACAGGAAGCTATTCAGTGGGTTTATATGGGATACCTTGCCGCAGTAAAAGAGCAGGATGGTGCTGCAATGTCGCTGGGTAACGTTTCAACTTTTTTGGATGCTTATATTAACAGAGATTTAGAAGCCGGTTTTATCAGCGAAGAATTTGCTCAGGAAATGCTGGATCAGTTTGTTATGAAATTACGAATGGTCCGTCACCTTCGTATGAATGCTTACGATGAGATTTTTGCCGGCGATCCTACCTGGGTAACTGAATCAATCGGTGGAAACACAATTGACGGCAGAACCAAAGTAACCAAGACTTCTTTCCGTTTCTTAAATACACTATATACTCTTGGAGCTTCACCGGAACCAAACATGACCGTTCTTTGGTCTGAAACCTTACCGGAAGGATTCAAGAAATTCTGTGCTCAGGTTTCCATCGACACCTCTTCTATTCAGTACGAGAATGACCAGTTGATGTGTGATACCCGTAAATCGGATGATTATGGTATTGCCTGTTGTGTTTCTTATCAGGAAATTGGAAAACAGATTCAGTTCTTTGGTGCACGTTGTAACCTGGCTAAAACGCTTCTTTTGGCATTGAACGGCGGTCGCTGCGAAAAAACAGGAACTCAGTTGATCAATGGCATTCCTGCCATGAGCAGTGATGAATTGAATTTCGACGAAGTAATGAGCAACTACATGATTGCGATGAAGGAAATGGCCCGTGTTTACAACGATTCAATGAACATCATCCACTACATGCACGATAAGTATTACTACGAGAAAGCCCAAATGGCTCTTGTGGATACCAATCCTGCAATCAACCTGGCCTATGGTATTGCCGGTCTTTCGATTGTTGCCGATTCATTATCTGCCATCAAAAATGCAAAAGTAACTGCTGTTCGTAACGAAGAAGGTTTGACCTGCGATTTCAAAATTGAAGGCGATTTTCCATACTATGGAAATGATAATGATGCAGTAGATTGTTTTGCTGTTGAAATCCCAAATCTATTCAATAGTTTACTGAAAGAACTGCACACCTACAAGAATGCAGAACCAACCATGTCAATCCTTACCATTACCTCGAACGTAGTTTATGGATTGAAAACGGGAGCTACTCCTGATGGAAGAGCAGCAGGTGTGCCTTTTGCTCCAGGTGCCAATCCAATGCACGGACGTGATTCTCATGGTGCGATTGCCTCATTGAATTCTGTAGCTAAAATCAACTACGAAGATTCTTTGGACGGTATTTCGAACACCTTCTCTATTGTTCCTAAATCATTGGGCGCAACAGCAGAAACCCGTCAGGACAAT